The window GTGGGAGTTTGCGGCCACCCTTAGCGACGGAAACGGCACGGGGATAGAGAGCGTTTCCCTGCGCCAGGGCAGTGGGAACCTCACGACGACCTCCCTGAGTGGTCCCATCGTTCAGGCCAACTACACAGCCTCCTGCTGCTCGCAGATCGTCGAGTTCGTAGCTGTAGATAAAGTTGGCAACGTGGGGAAGTGCCATCATTCCATTGTCAGGTCTGCTGGGCCTCCTGCTTTAACTCTGACGCTTCCATTGTGGTTGTGCCTGCTGGTCTCTGCCTGTGTCACCAGGTTGTGTAAGCCTTAGGTTAGGGTGCCCACTATCTTCTGTCTGTACTCTGCATCAGGTACCAAATAAACCACTTACCTCTCTAAACTGATTAAAATAAAGTTCCTACTGGTGATGGACATCCTGCTTGAATAGAATGTGAGCACTGATTAGGCAAGTGATGATGAATGTACGCTTAAGATCTGATATGTAATAATTAtgatacaaaaacaattgtatTGCATGGTTTTTAACATGTCTgtattgttgacaaaaatcttaTAATCTGAGCATGAAGCAAGCCAAATATCCCTAAACTTGTTCACCAGGACAAACAAGCATGTCAAGTAAATTCTCTTCAATGgacagtttttacatttttttacagtaacatttcatttgttcccaaatgttctttttgtaaTGGCAAACGTTGGCAACATTTGGTGGGTTTTGTTAACATTTTCCAGACAAATCCATAATATTCAAAGAGAATGGGCTGACAGGCTTTCTCTGGGTGGAATAAATGGAAACGATGATGTTCAAAAATAGAGACGGAAAAATTAGATACAGAAACTTCAATAGTGGAAGTGTTTCTGGTAAAAAATGTAGTATTTCTTTCACCAACATGTACTACAATGGCGGCAGAAATCTCTGTAACCTTAACTTTGTTAATAGTTATTGACAGAATGTTTTTTGTAACATATCTatatttccataatgttgtttgTAGACACTTAAAttaacaatctgagcctgtcagtggcaaaagcATCACTTTAACTGGAGTGCGCATTTGCCCTTTTACTGTAGGGTTACAGcgttctcgctcaatactgAGAAATTTCAAAGAATTTTGTTTACACAGATCATTTAAATCCTAGTCTATATCTTCTTTAAGCCctgtgtccaatctgagttttctgctgcacgactattttgcagcagctctgTGCGGTGCATAGCCCCGCCCATgcccattgtgattggtttaaagaaaagccattaaaccagagcactttttcctcccatccccgaatgctgtatggagtagccagaccttccttcagtgcgctttggaggagggtctggcaaagctagACTACttaaacacaaatgcatgggaAAACACAGCCCAGGATAAAAATGACCAATATTACCCTTTAACTGTTAGGCTTCATTTCCCACTGATCTAAAACATACCACAAGTATTTGGCAAGCCTTAGATATATAAGATACTTATTCATTctatactttttaaaatatgcatgtgaaaaggaaatgtttttacTAAAGTTGAGACCTTTTGCCAAAATCtatcaaaacattgttttctgACAAAAAGAACACAGATTAGAGATCAGGTTAACACTCATTTATTAACTTTTTGAACCTTTTTTCTTAAccaattacatacagtatacatcttCCTTTGATGGCAATGAAACCGGTGTAAATCCAGAATATGAACAACGAAATGAGGGTTAGAATTCTAAATGGGTGGGTCAAATTGTCTAACAGAGGTCTAAATGTTGTCAGCACTGAACCcagaaaatggaaaacaagCTTCAACCGtgtctttaagaaaaaaaacaaaaggatttaTCAAAGCAATGCCATTTAGCCCGTCTTCTGTAATGTTGACACATCCTCTTTAGGTGTgtttaaacaaaacatgaagGGGAAAATTAAGGTAACAGATTTggatttttgaaaatatatcaacttttaacaacaaaacattttacttaTCCCGAGCGGCGACTGCCCTGAAGTTACATTCGGGGATTAACTGAACTGCAACAATTGTGTTCCATTGTGAACAGTTGTGATGAAACCAATGGAGGAACATGTTGGCCAGTGAGAATGTGGGGTGGTTTTACATGATGTTTGGATGTCTAGATTTGGAATATTCATGTGCATGATAAAGGCTACTTGAGGTTAATGTTAATTTACTTTTGCATTTTTAATAACATTACAATATCTACACCAACTGGGGGCTGTGTACACAACACAACTTGTTCAAATAAACTGCATTTATCATTGTATCTTATTTGTTTCagaatcctttaaaaaaatacaccatgTTTCAATATTTGTTCACAGGTGAtctaaccaatcagaatcagaattaaAATACGCACAAAGCCAATTTTACATGCATGTAATCTTAGAAACCAACCGAGGTTGAAGACATTGTCAGAACACATCATGCATGCTCATCTTTTCACGATCCTGTGAAGAGCACATAGTGCTCTAAAGGAAATGCTTCTGAACGATAAAAaggtttaacattttgggaaatgcgcTTATTTGCAGAGAGTTACCACTCTCACAGCTGTGCATAACATGTGGAGCTGGAGCCTGAGACAGTTTATCTTGAAGTTTTTCAATTAACATGTCCTATGttatttgtttaatctgtacgcTGTTTACAATTCAAACGCTTTCGATGTGCTGCATTCACGTCGTACGCTTAGCTAATGCCCTCCtttccacacacccacacacacccacagttCTACAAACCCATTGCACTAAAAGAATAAAACTGAACTGATCCCTTTTGCACCAAGTTCTCTAACAACATTCAGATTTGTATCTGTCAATATAAAAAGTCATTAACATTTTCAGTGGAGCAGGGAGGATGTTGAATGTCCATCTCTCATtggattttatgtacatttttaacatgctttTTCACATGGCCTGACTGCGTGAAGTGCTTGGGGCAGTGTGGGCAGGCATGTGGTCTCTCCCCTGTGTGGATATATTTGTGTCTTTTCAGGTTATTAAAGTCTAAAAATCCTTTCCCACAGTACGGGCACCAGTGCCTCTTCTCTCCATTATGCCACCTTAAATGCACATTGAGTTCAACCTTCCTTGTGAATGTCCTTCCACAGAGGTCGCAATGGAATGGTTTCTCTCCGGTGTGTATCCGTATGTGGGCTTCCACGTCTCGTTTTGTGAGGAAACCCTTGTTGCAGACCTGGCAGATGAAAGGTTTAATCCTCGTGTGCACCATCTGGAGGTGTTTGGTGAGGCCAAAACTGTAGACAAAGCCCTTCCCGCACTTTTGACAGATATGAATCCTGCCGTTGCGGTGCACCCGACCATGCCGTTTAAGACATTTTGAGTCGGGGAAGTTCTTCCCGCAGAGCGTGCATGAGAACGGCCGATGACCTTTGTGGAGACTGACGTGGCTTTCCAGGGCGGCAATGCTGCTGAGGACACGTCCGCACTCCCCACACTGGTTCTTGAGCAGACGCCTACCAATGACTGATAAAGGCTGTAGCGGTGATACAAAAGGTGCTGCTCTGACAGGCATGGGGAAGCGAGGAACACTTGGGGGGGAAACTATGGGCTGATCCTTGGGTCctggctctctctcttttccttccGGAGGCGTAGTCGTGACAGATGTCATTAGAGGAGGAGTCCACACAGCTGTAACTTTAATTTTTCTCACGGTCTCGCAGGAAACACTGCTCTCTGCTAACTGGTTTGTTTTAGCTACGTTCTGCAATTGCGATTGCCtagcatttttcatttttgctatTGTTTTGGCTTTTGCTGCTTTAGCCAACTTCTTAGCATTTGCCACTCTTAAATTCATTTGAGGACCAGGACCATCTTGAATTAATCTGGGTTTCTTAGGAGGAGTGGAGTCCCCTGTTCTACCAGGACTGAAACCATCTGTCGCCGATTTAGGCCACCCAACACTTGGGGAACTGGTATCACTCGTCTTGTTTTTGGTACTGGCATCATCTACAGTCATGCTATAGCTAGGACTGGAAGAATTAGCTTCCCTTTTGTCCTGTTGACTGCTAGAACCATCTTTAGTGAGGGTACACTTCCTACGGCAGAAGAAATTTGTTCCCTTGGTAGGTAATTTAGGGGTAGTAGGAATTTCACACCTCATAGGGATCACAGAAGTAGTTTTAGGACTTTCCTCAACTGACCTAGACATCCTAGGACTCACTGAAGTGGGTTTGGTGTTTTTAGAGCTAGCATGTTCTTGAATTAAGCTTGACCTCCTAGGACTCACAGGAGTCACCACTGTCTTTTTTGAATTAGCACTTTCTATGGAGGAGCTGGACCTCCTAGGACTCACCGAAGTGGATTTAGTCTTTTTAGGGCTAGCACTTTTAGAGTTGGAACTTTCGTTAATTGAGCTAGATCTTTTAAGACTTACCGAAGAGGATTTTGCCTTCTCACAGCTAGCTTTATCTTTAATTGAGCCAGACCTCCGAGGGCTCACTGAAGTGGATTTTGTCTTCTCAGAGCTAGCTTTTTCTTTGAGTGAGCCAGACCTCCGAGGGCTCACTGAAGTGGATTTTGTCTTCTCAGAGCTAGCTTTTTCTTTGATTGAGCCAGACCTCCGAGGGCTCACCGAAGTGGATTTTGTCTTCTCAGAGCTAGCTTTATCTTTAATTGAGATAGACCTCCTAGGACTCACCAAAGTGGAATTTGTCTTTTTAGAGCTAGCTTTTTCCTTAATTGAGCTAGACCTTCTAGGACTCACTAAACTTGATTTTTGGTTTATAGGACTAGAACTTTTAGAGTTGGGACTTTTTACTGCGCTAGACTTTCTAGGACTCACGTAAGTGGATTTTGTCTTTTCAGAACTAGGACTTTCTTTGTTTGAGCTAGACCTCCTTGGACTCACTAAAGTGGATTTGGTCATTTTAGAGCTAGCACTTTCTTGAATTAAGCTAGATCTCCTAGGTCTCAACAAAGAGGACTTGGTGATTTTAGAGTTAGCACTTTTTTCAATTGAGCTAGACCTTCTAGAACGCAAAGAGGATTTTTCCGTTTTGGAGCCTGCACAATTTCTACCTGTACTAGACCTCCTGGGACTCACACGAGTGGGTTTTCTAGTAGCCTTAAACTTCCTAGAACTAACATAAATTGGTTCTCTACCAGTCCTCTTGGGTCCAACACCTGCTCTACATAGTCCAGATCTCCTGGGACAAATAGAAATGGAATCACCTGAGTTTTTTGGACTGTCTTTCTCCAATCTCAGTTTCTTGTCGTTTACAGTGGGGGTCTCCATTTCTCCGTTAGGTTCTGGATTTGTTGCTGTTCTTCTTGCTTGCAAGTGAAGTTTGAAATGACTTCGGAGTTTGGCGACAATGCCTTTtctttgaaacctttttttgtcactggAGCTGGTTGGATCAGAGGAggcctttaaacaaaaaaggaaagaaaaataaatgaatttagaaagaagaaaaaaacacattcagagCAATGCTAATTGTCTTTGCAAGAGTACCagttaaatgtgaaaaaatataaacatgtgGAATGGATGACCATTAATGCTCTATACAATTCATAATTCTTATTTAATTAACACATTTGTCACATTCCAGACTAAGTTTAGACAtaactgttttgtatttttttttaacttcacatAATTAGAAATAGTGTTGACCACTCAGTTTACTCTTACATTACCTGTTTTGGTTCTTGTGTAACAGGTGACACCCTCAGCTGGGCCAGGAACTGGGCTTGAGTCATTTGTAATTGAGGCTCAGGTTTTTTCTTGGTGGTGATGGAGGTAAGACGTATAACTGGAGATAATTGTTTCTCATCTATAGGTGGGTCAGTAGGTAACGCACAATCTTCAAATATTTCCTCATCAATATTAAAAGTAGGATCAGCTGCACCAGATCCAGCCCGAGTTGAGATGTTCCTCACCTTGGATGGTGTAGATGGCTGCACATATGTGCTGTTGGACTCTTCTAAAATGGTGGTGTTTGAGGATAATGATGCCATCTTTTGTACATCATTTGGCTTCTCTGACATCTCAGAGGTGTTTGCAGACAGAGGAACGGACGTTTCTTTTACAATGGGACAAATATCAATGGATAACACAAGTGCCTCTGCTGGCTGTGTTGATTTGCCCTCAGATGATGGTTTCTTTTGTGTGGTATCTCTTTCGAAAATGCTTTGAGTTTTAGAAGACCCATCCATAAGCAGTCTTGACAATACAACTGTCTGTTTGGGTGATAATGGAAATGGGAGCCTGGTTAATCTGACCACGGGAGTAAGTTTTTTCTCAAAAGCTGTGGGTTGCGCAGGAAACGGTGAGGTTGACTCTAGCTCTACTGACCTGTTTAAATTAGAACAGGTTTCTGTGCATTCATTTATGGTTTTAGAACCAGCGTCAACTGGTTTGGGAGATTCTAAGTTGAGTATTCCGTCCAGTTTTGTGCCCACTTTATCTGAAGCGTTTTGTGTGTCCATAGAAATGCTCAACTCCTGTGATAAAGGAGGTGACAACTGCGACAATGACACTGTAACAGGAGTAGATGATTTGGCTGAGTCCTGCTTGGCTGTCGGAACAGTGCTCTGTGACTGGCGTTTCTTTGACTCCACAGCTGACATCTGTCTCGGAATTACAATTGTTATTTTCGAGTGTGGTAGAGGTCCTGACTGTGGGTCTGTAGAGGTGGCGGTCGACTGTGAAGGGACAACAGCAAGCATTTTACTGGACATTGGGTGTGTTGTTTTCTGAGGATCAGAAGCTAGGGAAAGTGTTCCAGGAGGCAGACCTGCAGTTGGAGAGTGTGAAAGTGAAGTTCTTCTCCGGGCACCAACAATGGTTGACACAACAATAGGAAGTTGGTTTGGAAACAGTTTTGCTATTTTATGAGGCATTAATGAGGATACTGGTTTTGGCTTGGCAGTTATTTTACGAGGTACGGCCTTACCCGGTTTGCTGGCTGCTAGCGATGTTATCAGAGGGTGGGGAGGGTGCTGCTGATATGACTGCATGCATGtatgagcagcagcagctggtgaGGGCATTGAAGATGTAGTagtattggatggaatgatcaAATGCTTTTGTTTTAGTATGACAGCCTTGATGTGGGCCTGAACTTTATTGGTTAGAGTAGCATCTGCAGTACCAGGAGCAACACCAAGTTTTTGTATTGTCGATTGCGTCGTAGTGGACGCCTCTGTTACGGCCAAATTCCCTGCAGCTTCATGAGTTTCAACAGGACATGGCGGTGTTTGTGACACGGCTGGCACCTCATCCACTGTTGTTGTGGACACCTCAGTTATTGGCAGATTGCCTGCTACTTCATGAGTTTCATGAGAACATGGCGGTTTCTGTGGCTCAGCTGGCACCTCATCCACAGTTTTTAAGGTACTAATACTGGGGGCACACTGGGTTTGTGGTGGGGCTGCCATTATTTGTGAAGAGGAGAATGTATTTTCTACCGTTGACTGATTCATGGCTTCAACTAATAGCATTGCATCCTGAAGAGTTACAGAGCTGCAGCGTCCTCTGGGCTGAACAGTGGTTCGTGTTTCAGTTACTGATGAAACCTCAGTGGATCGTGCCTGAACTGCCTGTTCTTCAATTCCCATGGAGAGTTGCTGAGATTCTGATGGTTTTTCCTTTGCAGAGGAACATCTTCTACTTAAATAACTTCTTTTACTTGACGATTCTAGTAAAACAGGTGGAGAACAGAGTTCTTTCACTTGCTGATTCAGACGTCCAGCTGTCTTTGGTGGCCGCCCTCTTTTACGTCGTACTATCAACTCAGGCTGTGGACTTGACTCACCAACTGCCACACCAGTTTTTAATTCTTCAAATGCTTCTCCTTTTTTGAGTGGTGTAGGTTGTGCTAACTGTTTGTTGGTAGATTGCACGTCTGCATACCGTTGCAGAGAAACATCAGACTGTTTATTAACTGTTGTACTGTCTTTCGCTCTTTGACAAATTTGGGGGACCACTGATGGTTGCTCTTTTTCCAGGTGTTCAATCTCTTGTTGATGCTGAGCCACCTCCGATGGGAGTTTTTCCAATGGAACAGGTTCTTCATGTGTTTCTGATATCTTCTGACTGCCTTGAGACTCTTCTTCCATATTGTCTTTTATTGCAGCGAGTGAGATTACTAGTGAATGTTCTAACCCAGGCGATTGGTTCTGGGCTCCTTCGATATCCATTTCCAAAGAGGGTAGTTCGAGGGCCACTTGGTCCTCTTCATCTTTTAGACGTAAGGGTATTTCTCCAATTGAACAGACGTCCTTAATGTGAGGCCCTTCATTCTCAGCTCCACAAGCTGAGGCCCATGGTGAACCTAGGGAGAGCAGTGATAGAGCCATCACAGAGGAAACATgagaagacacaaaaaaaaaaagtacggTTCAGTAGTGAAACTTAACACGTTTTGTAAATGTTTACAAATGATCAAACTATAGTTGGAAAGATAAGTCAGTTTTATTCCTGACCTGCATTATCAATGGGCTCAACTTTCTCCTGGACCAGGACAGACTGCACAGGAGAATCATCATAAGTGTGCTGCAGAGGGACAACAAAGAAGTCTGgttttgagaaaacaaaaagataaaaaatgggGAACTAAACGTTATTGTTGCTAAGATACATACATACCTCTTGTTTAACACACACTTCTTGTTTAACAAGAATAAAGGGCCTTTGAGTATTCGGCTCCCCATAGTTATGGTCCTGCAAACTGTAGTACTCTATCTCCTCATGACGGCATTGTTGCTCTTGATTTTCCAATGATGAGTGCCTCAATGGTTGACATTGCTCCACCAGCACCGTGCGGACAGGAGCCAGGTCtgtacacatgaacacacaaaaaGCATAGTGATTTTTAAGATGAAGGTCCTGAATCTTTCCTGAAaactgtaaacattttttttaaatgcgacGTCCCTAAATGCTGTTTGGTCTAAGCCAAAGAAGCCTCATCCACCTTCACTGGTTTCCAATTAAGTCCTGTATCACATATAAAATTGtccttctcacctacaaatccCTTCTTGCCCTGGCCCCACAGTACCTCTCGGACCTCTTCCATCCATACACCCCACCCCGAAACCTGCGGTCCTCAGACGCTGGCCTGCTCTCCATTTCCCACACCAGACTCTGGACGTTCTGTTTCTGTTGAGCGCTGTAATGCCCAACAGTATTGTTTAAACGCACTAGTACAAAGCCCTTTGCCATGATAACATTGTATGGCGCCCCTTCTATTTTGGATCCCACGCTTAAAAAGgcacaataataatacattttttgtaaaaggcgtctttctctcttttgagtattcatacattaaaaacagcaacaacaacaaaatcaacgTAATATTTCggaattaaaatgtctaaaataaaaaataaaaagactatAGCCATGGTATATAATTTGTTGAGTTGTGTTCTTAAACTATCCCAAATGTTTACAACATTGTCAAACCCAAGAAGAAATCTGTAATGTATTCCTGGACTTCTCTAGTTACTCTTACTTCCGTCAAAACAGGGGAACCTAGGTAATACGTTAAAGAGTGATTACAAATCATTCAATGTCAGAGAAGGAATTTACTCCGTAAAAAAGGTAACAAAGCTCAGCACATTGATTCACTATCGATTGATCCAGCTCAACTACACTGTGCTACGTTGacaagtaacgttagctaatgctAGAGGGTAACGTAATAACAATATCATTCAACACGCTCATAAAGTAaattttagtatgattgttttgaccacggttaattGCAATGGGATATCCCATGATTACATTTGCTACGTAACATTAGATGTACAAATAGATGACTAATAACCAATTTCCCAGACCCATGTCTGAAAGCCACCATGGGTTTAGCAGATAACTGTGGTAATGCCCCCCCCAAGACctttcacattttcacatgCATGGCAAAAGAAACTTCTATATTTCAGcagatcattttttggggggtccATCAACTTATCAGCTCAAACACTTAAAGGGTCCTTGTTTAAAACGTCACGTTTTTAACATTCACTTGTAGCTGAATCCAGAGTTATTAAACTAGGCATGATGAATGCACATAACGGACGCAAGCAGACTGGCGGGACTGCGCTCGCCCATGTCGCCCTGCACTGGGCATGCTCAAATGACGGTCCTGTAGCTGTAATGGATATAGCTAATGGTTGTAATTCACCATGTGTTCTCTTAATACAGCTATGGTATTATCTTATGATACATCCAAGGGACGTATGTATGTACGCTGTAAAGCCTTTAATGTGGATTTAACGACATTAGCGTTTCCCAAACTCCCAGGGCTAATCAGCTAGTAGCCAACATCAGAAGTAGCTAGCATGGATGGATGTGTTAAGAGAACGGTAAGACAGCTAACAGCTATATGACTACATAACGTTACTACAGACATAGTAGGACtgtatgctgtaaagcctgtaacgTGGATGAGATATTAAGCCATGAATCTATTAAGAGAAGCTCTGTTTACGAAACCTTAGTAGCGAGCGCTAGCTTGTAGCATTACATgatgattacatctccttggttgtctagCTAATTAAATCAATCGTTTATTTATCTAGATAACCCTGTAAACGATcaggaacaacaacaacacaatgttTATCATTTCTTATACAATGAATCAGCGAGATCATGAGTTTGCCATGTATACTAACAAACTAGCTATACTTGTAAGAGACACAAGAGAGACGCTCATGAACAAGCAAGTTGCTacgacaacacaaacaaactgttgCTACTGGCATGCCCACCATGACATCATGGGCCAGTCAACGCAGAAGATCCTAGCTCCATGATTGCTTTATGAGCTTTTGAATACTCTCATTGAAATGTACAGGGCTTCCCGCCGAATGCTGTATCCAGTTCTCTGAATACGTCCATGCTAATAAAATGCTAATTTTGCTCGCTAGCACACCCTGGTTTGTCTGCCTCACTCCCTTTGCGCTAAGAAACTTCATTCGGGACAACAGCCCACGGGACATATAGTTAACCCTTGTGGTTTCTTTTCAAGGTTTCTTTCACTTTTGAGTTCCCGTCGCTTTTCTTCaaattcaataaatgcaacatcttttcaaaagaaaatgagaa of the Etheostoma spectabile isolate EspeVRDwgs_2016 chromosome 2, UIUC_Espe_1.0, whole genome shotgun sequence genome contains:
- the LOC116696873 gene encoding mucin-2 isoform X4, whose translation is MSADDFQTKYSSVMEGMLKGAIAETTKLFETMVDELKAELSKIKKENEELKTKCSQFENVRNQLTVDTRESEPPPGPSDGSEKRDRAVQCDLAPVRTVLVEQCQPLRHSSLENQEQQCRHEEIEYYSLQDHNYGEPNTQRPFILVKQEVCVKQEHTYDDSPVQSVLVQEKVEPIDNAGSPWASACGAENEGPHIKDVCSIGEIPLRLKDEEDQVALELPSLEMDIEGAQNQSPGLEHSLVISLAAIKDNMEEESQGSQKISETHEEPVPLEKLPSEVAQHQQEIEHLEKEQPSVVPQICQRAKDSTTVNKQSDVSLQRYADVQSTNKQLAQPTPLKKGEAFEELKTGVAVGESSPQPELIVRRKRGRPPKTAGRLNQQVKELCSPPVLLESSSKRSYLSRRCSSAKEKPSESQQLSMGIEEQAVQARSTEVSSVTETRTTVQPRGRCSSVTLQDAMLLVEAMNQSTVENTFSSSQIMAAPPQTQCAPSISTLKTVDEVPAEPQKPPCSHETHEVAGNLPITEVSTTTVDEVPAVSQTPPCPVETHEAAGNLAVTEASTTTQSTIQKLGVAPGTADATLTNKVQAHIKAVILKQKHLIIPSNTTTSSMPSPAAAAHTCMQSYQQHPPHPLITSLAASKPGKAVPRKITAKPKPVSSLMPHKIAKLFPNQLPIVVSTIVGARRRTSLSHSPTAGLPPGTLSLASDPQKTTHPMSSKMLAVVPSQSTATSTDPQSGPLPHSKITIVIPRQMSAVESKKRQSQSTVPTAKQDSAKSSTPVTVSLSQLSPPLSQELSISMDTQNASDKVGTKLDGILNLESPKPVDAGSKTINECTETCSNLNRSVELESTSPFPAQPTAFEKKLTPVVRLTRLPFPLSPKQTVVLSRLLMDGSSKTQSIFERDTTQKKPSSEGKSTQPAEALVLSIDICPIVKETSVPLSANTSEMSEKPNDVQKMASLSSNTTILEESNSTYVQPSTPSKVRNISTRAGSGAADPTFNIDEEIFEDCALPTDPPIDEKQLSPVIRLTSITTKKKPEPQLQMTQAQFLAQLRVSPVTQEPKQASSDPTSSSDKKRFQRKGIVAKLRSHFKLHLQARRTATNPEPNGEMETPTVNDKKLRLEKDSPKNSGDSISICPRRSGLCRAGVGPKRTGREPIYVSSRKFKATRKPTRVSPRRSSTGRNCAGSKTEKSSLRSRRSSSIEKSANSKITKSSLLRPRRSSLIQESASSKMTKSTLVSPRRSSSNKESPSSEKTKSTLVSPRRSSSIKEKASSKKTNSTLVSPRRSISIKDKASSEKTKSTSVSPRRSGSIKEKASSEKTKSTSVSPRRSGSLKEKASSEKTKSTSVSPRRSSSINESSNSKSASPKKTKSTSVSPRRSSSSIESANSKKTVVTPVSPRRSSLIQEHASSKNTKPTSVSPRMSRSVEESPKTTSVIPMRCEIPTTPKLPTKGTNFFCRRKCTLTKDGSSSQQDKREANSSSPSYSMTVDDASTKNKTSDTSSPSVGWPKSATDGFSPGRTGDSTPPKKPRLIQDGPGPQMNLRVANAKKLAKAAKAKTIAKMKNARQSQLQNVAKTNQLAESSVSCETVRKIKVTAVWTPPLMTSVTTTPPEGKEREPGPKDQPIVSPPSVPRFPMPVRAAPFVSPLQPLSVIGRRLLKNQCGECGRVLSSIAALESHVSLHKGHRPFSCTLCGKNFPDSKCLKRHGRVHRNGRIHICQKCGKGFVYSFGLTKHLQMVHTRIKPFICQVCNKGFLTKRDVEAHIRIHTGEKPFHCDLCGRTFTRKVELNVHLRWHNGEKRHWCPYCGKGFLDFNNLKRHKYIHTGERPHACPHCPKHFTQSGHVKKHVKNVHKIQ
- the LOC116696873 gene encoding serine/arginine repetitive matrix protein 2 isoform X3; protein product: MSADDFQTKYSSVMEGMLKGAIAETTKLFETMVDELKAELSKIKKENEELKTKCSQFENVRNQLTVDTRESEPPPGPSDGSEKRDRAVQCDLAPVRTVLVEQCQPLRHSSLENQEQQCRHEEIEYYSLQDHNYGEPNTQRPFILVKQEVCVKQEHTYDDSPVQSVLVQEKVEPIDNAGSPWASACGAENEGPHIKDVCSIGEIPLRLKDEEDQVALELPSLEMDIEGAQNQSPGLEHSLVISLAAIKDNMEEESQGSQKISETHEEPVPLEKLPSEVAQHQQEIEHLEKEQPSVVPQICQRAKDSTTVNKQSDVSLQRYADVQSTNKQLAQPTPLKKGEAFEELKTGVAVGESSPQPELIVRRKRGRPPKTAGRLNQQVKELCSPPVLLESSSKRSYLSRRCSSAKEKPSESQQLSMGIEEQAVQARSTEVSSVTETRTTVQPRGRCSSVTLQDAMLLVEAMNQSTVENTFSSSQIMAAPPQTQCAPSISTLKTVDEVPAEPQKPPCSHETHEVAGNLPITEVSTTTVDEVPAVSQTPPCPVETHEAAGNLAVTEASTTTQSTIQKLGVAPGTADATLTNKVQAHIKAVILKQKHLIIPSNTTTSSMPSPAAAAHTCMQSYQQHPPHPLITSLAASKPGKAVPRKITAKPKPVSSLMPHKIAKLFPNQLPIVVSTIVGARRRTSLSHSPTAGLPPGTLSLASDPQKTTHPMSSKMLAVVPSQSTATSTDPQSGPLPHSKITIVIPRQMSAVESKKRQSQSTVPTAKQDSAKSSTPVTVSLSQLSPPLSQELSISMDTQNASDKVGTKLDGILNLESPKPVDAGSKTINECTETCSNLNRSVELESTSPFPAQPTAFEKKLTPVVRLTRLPFPLSPKQTVVLSRLLMDGSSKTQSIFERDTTQKKPSSEGKSTQPAEALVLSIDICPIVKETSVPLSANTSEMSEKPNDVQKMASLSSNTTILEESNSTYVQPSTPSKVRNISTRAGSGAADPTFNIDEEIFEDCALPTDPPIDEKQLSPVIRLTSITTKKKPEPQLQMTQAQFLAQLRVSPVTQEPKQASSDPTSSSDKKRFQRKGIVAKLRSHFKLHLQARRTATNPEPNGEMETPTVNDKKLRLEKDSPKNSGDSISICPRRSGLCRAGVGPKRTGREPIYVSSRKFKATRKPTRVSPRRSSSIEKSANSKITKSSLLRPRRSSLIQESASSKMTKSTLVSPRRSSSNKESPSSEKTKSTLVSPRRSSSIKEKASSKKTNSTLVSPRRSISIKDKASSEKTKSTSVSPRRSGSIKEKASSEKTKSTSVSPRRSGSLKEKASSEKTKSTSVSPRRSGSIKDKASCEKAKSSSVSLKRSSSINESSNSKSASPKKTKSTSVSPRRSSSSIESANSKKTVVTPVSPRRSSLIQEHASSKNTKPTSVSPRMSRSVEESPKTTSVIPMRCEIPTTPKLPTKGTNFFCRRKCTLTKDGSSSQQDKREANSSSPSYSMTVDDASTKNKTSDTSSPSVGWPKSATDGFSPGRTGDSTPPKKPRLIQDGPGPQMNLRVANAKKLAKAAKAKTIAKMKNARQSQLQNVAKTNQLAESSVSCETVRKIKVTAVWTPPLMTSVTTTPPEGKEREPGPKDQPIVSPPSVPRFPMPVRAAPFVSPLQPLSVIGRRLLKNQCGECGRVLSSIAALESHVSLHKGHRPFSCTLCGKNFPDSKCLKRHGRVHRNGRIHICQKCGKGFVYSFGLTKHLQMVHTRIKPFICQVCNKGFLTKRDVEAHIRIHTGEKPFHCDLCGRTFTRKVELNVHLRWHNGEKRHWCPYCGKGFLDFNNLKRHKYIHTGERPHACPHCPKHFTQSGHVKKHVKNVHKIQ